In one Candidatus Cloacimonas sp. genomic region, the following are encoded:
- a CDS encoding FlgD immunoglobulin-like domain containing protein, with the protein MYKKLLILSVILLWAIVLVGATITLNYVGIKGPSSNPVIPGQTVYIKVEYTLSGFNSEFGIVNGVCASTSGPYDKARIYWYSSSDGTGSYLSFTDVTATQINRTGITDNAYTDEVQITLPTYTGANSFKIRVRVYGDDGEGNTITSGLVISTGHFTGYSAYLQINTNTAPYATNVIITNPLYAKVGQTIYGDYDYNDDTFNEESGTILHWLRSDSQSGTYTEIDGATSKTYTVVQDDLGKYLKFEVTPKNGVEPGTGATVLSDPTGPVTGTPRIEFNASYKTITETTDNDGSVSSDTYLRIDAVNTSFNTGISVSDIISVQNLPEGLHIASLVCENVSYIDVYLSGRATYHEYAAIVSNFKITVDDAKLVGVSGDKQTTNSCTINFTNNPPKNLALNSVGNNYVKITWVKPDGLKSSGSGLRNFYIYRNNSYWTSVSPTTYSYTDNSVSNGTQYTYKVMAEYINGTDETTEDIILATPLAITAFSFSSPSATGTIDHINKTIKVVVPNDTNVTNLVANFTAPGATVKVGTATQTSGTTANNFTNPVTYILTTSSDASTCSYVVTVYKMLATPTTQDGNITTSSIQAKWGSVSGVSNYLLDVSTNSGFSSFLPGYHDTSITSTSCTINGLNYNTTYYYRVKAVASDPDLNSNYSTTKSVTTNNVSAGTGSTEINSSEETTINVGDYVSGHGTVTPTVKVHPTSFSPSDNDIINVSMGYGTVVPQGLIYTLAFANHTIGNGTFTLSYSGLYYDPKDIGYILDDGELHSIGVLGVNTTNKTITFTMSGLTKGSKSAHTLKIITNDGSDQTLPVVLSSFTATLMVQGKVRLDWVTQSASGLTGFRVLRNTVAEVSSAVVVSSLIEANNTSTAVSYSFIDNEIPCNGTYYYWLQIEEQDGYVSYSASAAVEVTNGDNPDIPIPLITALNKPFPNPFNPSLTIPFDLSKDGRVTIKIYNLKGQLIKNLVDEDKKASNYRIVWDGKDNSGHIVSAGTYLVRMNATDYQSSCKIVMVK; encoded by the coding sequence ATGTATAAGAAACTATTGATCTTATCAGTCATTTTATTGTGGGCTATAGTGTTAGTAGGAGCAACAATAACTTTGAATTATGTGGGAATTAAAGGACCGAGTAGTAATCCTGTAATTCCCGGGCAAACTGTCTATATAAAAGTAGAATATACTCTCAGTGGTTTTAATTCAGAATTTGGGATAGTAAATGGTGTTTGTGCCTCTACTTCAGGTCCTTATGATAAAGCACGAATTTATTGGTATTCAAGTTCGGATGGAACTGGAAGTTATTTATCTTTCACTGATGTTACTGCAACTCAAATAAACAGAACTGGAATAACAGATAATGCTTACACAGATGAAGTGCAAATTACTTTACCGACATATACAGGAGCTAATAGTTTTAAAATCAGGGTTAGAGTGTATGGTGATGATGGAGAGGGAAATACTATAACATCCGGTTTAGTAATATCTACCGGCCATTTTACCGGTTATAGTGCCTATCTTCAAATAAATACAAATACTGCACCTTATGCTACAAATGTTATAATTACTAATCCGTTATATGCTAAGGTGGGGCAAACTATTTATGGCGATTATGATTATAATGATGACACATTTAATGAAGAAAGCGGAACCATTTTGCATTGGTTAAGAAGTGACAGTCAATCAGGAACTTATACTGAGATAGATGGAGCAACAAGTAAAACCTATACAGTTGTTCAAGATGATTTAGGAAAATATCTAAAATTTGAGGTTACTCCTAAAAATGGAGTAGAACCAGGAACCGGGGCTACTGTTCTAAGTGATCCGACAGGTCCGGTTACTGGAACTCCGAGAATAGAATTCAATGCATCCTATAAAACAATAACAGAAACTACAGACAACGATGGATCTGTTAGTTCTGATACATACCTTAGGATAGATGCTGTTAATACTTCTTTTAATACAGGAATTTCTGTCTCAGATATTATATCAGTGCAAAATCTGCCAGAGGGTCTTCACATAGCAAGTTTAGTTTGTGAAAATGTTTCATATATTGATGTTTATCTTTCTGGAAGAGCCACTTATCACGAATATGCAGCCATTGTAAGTAATTTTAAAATTACTGTTGATGATGCGAAATTAGTTGGAGTTAGTGGAGATAAACAAACGACTAACAGTTGTACTATTAATTTTACCAACAATCCTCCTAAAAATTTAGCTTTAAATAGTGTAGGCAATAACTATGTTAAAATAACCTGGGTAAAGCCGGATGGTTTGAAGAGTTCGGGAAGTGGTCTGCGGAATTTTTATATCTATCGTAATAATTCCTATTGGACGAGTGTTAGTCCTACTACTTATAGCTATACTGATAATAGTGTTTCTAATGGGACACAATATACATATAAGGTTATGGCAGAATATATTAACGGGACAGACGAGACCACAGAAGATATAATTTTAGCAACACCACTGGCGATTACTGCATTTTCTTTCAGTTCTCCTTCTGCAACGGGGACAATTGATCATATCAATAAAACCATCAAGGTAGTTGTCCCGAATGACACTAATGTTACTAACTTAGTTGCTAATTTTACAGCTCCCGGGGCAACTGTAAAGGTTGGAACAGCAACTCAGACCAGTGGCACAACTGCAAATAATTTCACTAATCCTGTAACCTATATTTTAACGACCAGTAGTGATGCTTCCACTTGTTCTTATGTAGTGACAGTTTATAAGATGTTAGCAACTCCTACAACACAAGATGGAAATATAACCACTTCCAGCATTCAAGCAAAGTGGGGTTCGGTTTCAGGTGTCTCAAATTATTTACTGGATGTTTCCACTAACAGCGGTTTTTCCAGTTTCCTTCCCGGTTATCACGATACGAGTATAACTTCTACTTCTTGCACTATTAATGGCCTGAACTATAATACAACCTATTATTATCGGGTAAAGGCAGTTGCCAGTGATCCGGACTTGAATAGTAATTATTCTACTACTAAATCAGTTACAACTAACAATGTTTCCGCAGGCACAGGTAGCACAGAAATCAATAGCAGTGAGGAAACCACAATAAATGTAGGGGATTATGTTTCCGGGCACGGAACTGTTACTCCTACTGTGAAAGTGCATCCTACCAGTTTTAGTCCTTCTGACAATGATATCATTAATGTTTCAATGGGTTATGGAACAGTTGTCCCTCAAGGTTTAATCTATACACTTGCCTTTGCTAACCATACTATTGGCAACGGAACTTTTACTCTTTCCTATTCTGGATTGTATTATGACCCTAAAGATATTGGTTATATCTTAGATGACGGAGAATTGCATTCAATAGGCGTGTTAGGTGTTAATACCACAAATAAGACCATTACTTTTACTATGAGCGGATTAACCAAAGGTAGCAAATCCGCACATACACTAAAAATAATTACCAATGATGGCAGCGATCAGACCCTTCCCGTTGTTCTTTCCTCTTTTACAGCCACTTTAATGGTTCAGGGTAAAGTGCGTCTGGATTGGGTAACTCAATCGGCATCAGGTTTAACTGGCTTTAGAGTTTTGCGCAATACTGTGGCTGAAGTTTCTTCTGCCGTAGTGGTAAGTTCTTTAATTGAGGCAAATAATACTTCCACAGCTGTTTCCTATTCCTTTATTGATAATGAAATTCCCTGCAACGGCACTTATTATTACTGGCTACAGATTGAGGAGCAAGATGGCTATGTATCTTATTCTGCCTCTGCTGCAGTGGAAGTGACCAATGGCGATAATCCCGATATCCCAATTCCGCTCATCACGGCTTTAAATAAACCTTTCCCCAATCCTTTCAATCCTTCTTTGACCATTCCTTTTGATCTTAGCAAGGATGGCAGGGTAACGATTAAAATTTACAATTTGAAAGGTCAGCTGATTAAGAACCTGGTAGATGAAGATAAGAAGGCATCTAACTATCGCATTGTTTGGGATGGAAAAGACAATAGCGGGCACATTGTTTCTGCCGGAACTTATCTTGTGCGGATGAATGCCACCGATTATCAGTCCTCTTGTAAAATTGTAATGGTTAAATAA
- the ppdK gene encoding pyruvate, phosphate dikinase produces the protein MNTSKRLYLFGNGKAEGSAEMKNLLGGKGANLAEMNLIGVPVPPGFTITTEVCSEYNQLGSAKLREILLSDVQAAVQHIENIMKMQFGSAENPLLVSVRSGARASMPGMMDTILNLGLNDTTIQGLIQKTNNERFAWDSYRRFVQMYSDVVLGLKPASKEEHDPFEVIIDKVKKEKGINSDLELTAEDLKRLVVLFKEAVQEKTGKKFPDDPWEQLWGAIFAVFDSWNNDRAIFYRKLNNIPDEWGTAVTVQAMVFGNMGFTSATGVAFTRDAATGENMFNGEYLINAQGEDVVAGIRTPQQITKIGSQRWAKLAGISEEERQNKYPSLEETMPETYLELFEVQRKLENHYRDMQDMEFTIQEGKLWLLQTRNGKRTGAAMVKISMDMLREAMIDEKTALNRIEPAKLDELLHPVFTKEGLAKAKVIANGLPASPGAATGQIVFFADDAESWAANNKKVILVRLETSPEDLRGMNVAQGILTARGGMTSHAAVVARGMGKCCVAGAGALQIDYKNRTMTVKGIAYKEGDWISLNGSTGQVLEGKIDTQDPELSGDFGAIMQLADKYTRMKVRTNADTPKDASVARNFGAQGIGLCRTEHMFFEGDRIKAMREMILAEDEAGRRKALGKLLPMQRSDFEGIFTAMNGFPVTIRLLDPPLHEFVPQEESAQKEIADELGMPLEKVKTRVTSLHEVNPMLGHRGCRLGNTYPEITEMQTRAIIEAALAVKGRGITVLPEIMVPLTSTAAEFEMQENIIRATAEKVFAEKQDRVEFLVGTMIEIPRAALTADKIAERAEFFSFGTNDLTQMTFGFSRDDAGVFLPIYLEKNLLKQDPFQILDREGVGQLVKMGTERGRKTRPNLKVGICGEHGGEPSSVEFCHLVGMNYVSCSPYRVPIARVAAARAALND, from the coding sequence ATGAATACGAGTAAACGACTTTACCTTTTCGGAAATGGAAAAGCCGAAGGTAGTGCAGAAATGAAAAATCTTTTAGGTGGAAAAGGTGCCAACCTTGCAGAAATGAATCTGATTGGGGTTCCTGTTCCTCCCGGATTTACTATCACTACTGAGGTCTGCTCAGAATATAATCAGCTGGGTTCTGCCAAATTACGAGAAATTTTATTGAGCGATGTTCAGGCGGCTGTTCAGCATATAGAAAACATTATGAAAATGCAATTCGGCTCGGCTGAAAATCCACTTTTGGTTTCAGTTCGCTCCGGTGCCCGGGCTTCAATGCCTGGAATGATGGATACAATCTTAAATCTGGGGTTGAATGACACTACAATTCAGGGCTTAATTCAAAAAACCAACAACGAAAGATTTGCCTGGGATAGTTATCGTCGGTTTGTGCAAATGTATTCGGATGTGGTTTTAGGCCTAAAACCTGCCAGCAAAGAAGAACATGATCCCTTTGAAGTGATCATAGACAAAGTTAAGAAAGAAAAAGGCATAAATAGCGATCTGGAACTGACTGCAGAAGATCTGAAGCGTTTGGTGGTTCTTTTCAAAGAGGCAGTGCAGGAAAAAACCGGCAAAAAATTCCCCGATGATCCCTGGGAACAGCTTTGGGGTGCAATTTTTGCCGTTTTTGACAGTTGGAATAATGACCGTGCCATATTCTATCGTAAACTGAATAACATACCCGATGAATGGGGAACTGCCGTAACGGTTCAGGCAATGGTTTTTGGTAATATGGGCTTTACCAGTGCCACAGGTGTCGCTTTTACGCGAGATGCCGCTACGGGTGAAAATATGTTCAATGGCGAATATTTGATCAATGCTCAGGGTGAAGATGTGGTTGCCGGAATTAGAACTCCGCAACAAATCACCAAAATTGGCTCCCAACGCTGGGCAAAACTTGCTGGAATCAGTGAAGAAGAACGCCAAAATAAATATCCTTCTCTGGAAGAAACAATGCCAGAGACCTATTTGGAGCTGTTTGAAGTGCAGAGGAAGTTGGAAAATCACTATCGCGATATGCAGGATATGGAATTTACTATTCAGGAAGGAAAACTCTGGTTGTTGCAAACCCGAAACGGGAAAAGAACCGGAGCTGCGATGGTTAAAATCTCAATGGATATGCTGCGCGAAGCGATGATTGATGAAAAAACCGCTCTTAACCGCATAGAACCTGCCAAACTTGATGAACTATTGCATCCAGTTTTTACTAAAGAAGGTTTGGCAAAAGCAAAAGTGATTGCCAATGGTTTACCTGCTTCTCCAGGCGCGGCTACCGGACAAATTGTCTTTTTTGCCGATGATGCTGAATCTTGGGCTGCCAATAACAAAAAAGTTATCCTTGTGCGTTTGGAGACCTCTCCTGAGGATTTACGCGGGATGAATGTGGCTCAGGGTATTCTTACTGCCCGAGGTGGAATGACTTCTCACGCTGCAGTCGTAGCCAGAGGAATGGGAAAATGCTGTGTTGCTGGAGCGGGTGCGCTGCAAATTGATTATAAAAATAGAACGATGACGGTGAAAGGCATTGCTTATAAAGAAGGAGATTGGATTTCTTTAAACGGTTCTACCGGCCAGGTTTTGGAAGGTAAAATTGACACACAAGACCCTGAACTTAGCGGTGATTTTGGCGCTATTATGCAACTTGCCGATAAATATACCAGAATGAAAGTTCGCACTAATGCTGATACTCCCAAAGATGCTTCCGTAGCCAGAAATTTTGGTGCGCAGGGAATTGGTCTTTGCAGAACGGAACATATGTTCTTTGAGGGCGATAGAATTAAAGCAATGCGGGAAATGATTTTAGCGGAAGACGAAGCTGGACGCCGCAAAGCATTGGGAAAACTGTTACCTATGCAAAGATCTGATTTTGAAGGTATCTTTACGGCAATGAACGGATTTCCCGTTACTATCCGTCTTTTAGACCCCCCCTTGCATGAATTTGTACCTCAAGAGGAATCCGCTCAAAAAGAAATTGCGGACGAATTGGGAATGCCTCTCGAAAAAGTTAAGACGCGTGTTACTTCTTTGCATGAAGTTAATCCGATGCTTGGTCACAGAGGATGCCGCTTAGGGAATACTTATCCTGAAATTACGGAAATGCAAACTCGGGCTATAATTGAAGCGGCGTTAGCAGTAAAAGGCAGAGGAATTACGGTTTTACCTGAAATTATGGTGCCCTTAACCAGTACCGCGGCAGAATTTGAAATGCAGGAAAATATTATCCGGGCAACGGCGGAAAAAGTATTTGCCGAAAAGCAGGATAGAGTGGAATTTTTAGTGGGAACTATGATTGAAATACCGCGTGCCGCTTTAACTGCTGATAAAATTGCGGAGAGAGCAGAGTTTTTCAGTTTTGGAACCAACGATTTAACTCAGATGACCTTTGGTTTTTCTCGCGATGATGCCGGTGTGTTTTTGCCCATCTACTTGGAAAAGAATTTGTTAAAACAAGATCCCTTCCAGATTCTGGATAGAGAAGGCGTTGGTCAATTGGTAAAAATGGGAACTGAACGCGGTAGAAAAACCCGTCCTAATTTGAAAGTGGGAATATGCGGTGAGCATGGTGGCGAACCCAGTAGTGTGGAATTTTGCCATTTAGTTGGTATGAACTATGTTAGCTGCTCTCCATATAGAGTTCCTATTGCCCGCGTGGCTGCTGCCAGAGCTGCTTTAAACGATTAA
- a CDS encoding type II secretion system F family protein has product MPNFAYIIKDAKGARVEGMIKAETLDMAVDKLAKEGSTIISVKAAAEGAFKGKLSLFDKVMLAFYKWRTGVSLKTLVFFTRQLSTMFSAGLTIEKAISDLEKEEKSKKFAKVLRKLSDDIRKGYSLSEAMQQHPGVFNPLYVALVTAGEVSGTLHTVLDELADYLEKMEDTRRKVYSALAYPCFIVVFLAFVVWGMFYYIIPMFADVYANFHANLPAPTTIAINISNFITDNLFVTILLIILIVFVFFLVNLTDRGRYVFDSIKLKIPVIGKVLTNSIMSKFSRTFSILMAAGVPIMDTMELTENVVQNAVIEGAVRRARVLVKEGYGVANAFRRTGMFPPTLLQMISTGEETGDMDKLLSKAAEFYEKLVDSVIDRLTSLIEPLLIIFMAVIVGSIIVVIYLPIFDLGEAMSQGLR; this is encoded by the coding sequence ATGCCAAATTTCGCTTACATTATTAAGGATGCCAAAGGAGCCAGAGTTGAGGGTATGATTAAAGCCGAAACCCTTGATATGGCAGTTGACAAGCTGGCTAAAGAAGGCAGCACAATCATCAGTGTAAAAGCAGCTGCAGAAGGTGCTTTTAAGGGCAAACTATCTCTTTTTGACAAAGTTATGCTCGCTTTTTATAAATGGAGAACGGGTGTCAGCTTAAAGACCCTTGTTTTCTTTACGCGTCAGCTTTCCACTATGTTTTCTGCGGGTCTTACTATCGAAAAAGCAATTTCAGACCTGGAAAAGGAAGAAAAAAGCAAAAAATTCGCCAAGGTCTTGCGAAAACTATCGGATGATATCCGCAAAGGATATTCTCTTTCGGAAGCAATGCAACAGCATCCCGGTGTGTTTAACCCTCTTTATGTGGCTTTAGTGACTGCGGGTGAAGTTTCAGGAACATTGCACACTGTTTTAGATGAATTGGCTGATTACCTGGAAAAAATGGAAGATACTCGGCGTAAGGTATATAGTGCATTAGCATATCCCTGTTTCATAGTTGTATTTTTAGCATTTGTCGTGTGGGGTATGTTTTATTACATTATTCCAATGTTTGCGGATGTGTATGCAAATTTCCATGCCAATCTTCCTGCCCCAACTACGATAGCTATCAATATCAGTAATTTTATCACCGATAATCTCTTCGTAACGATATTGCTTATAATTCTTATTGTATTCGTCTTTTTCCTGGTTAATTTAACGGACAGAGGAAGATATGTTTTTGATAGTATTAAGCTGAAAATTCCAGTGATTGGTAAAGTTTTAACCAATTCTATTATGAGTAAGTTCTCCCGCACTTTCAGTATCTTAATGGCAGCAGGAGTTCCCATAATGGATACTATGGAATTGACGGAAAATGTTGTCCAGAATGCAGTTATAGAAGGTGCCGTCCGCAGAGCAAGAGTTTTGGTTAAAGAGGGCTACGGAGTTGCCAATGCTTTCAGAAGAACTGGGATGTTTCCTCCCACTTTGCTGCAAATGATTTCTACTGGTGAAGAAACAGGAGATATGGATAAATTGTTATCCAAAGCAGCGGAATTTTATGAGAAACTGGTAGATTCGGTTATTGACCGTTTAACCTCACTCATAGAACCATTGTTAATTATCTTTATGGCTGTGATTGTTGGTAGCATAATCGTCGTAATCTATCTTCCTATCTTTGATCTGGGAGAAGCAATGTCCCAAGGCCTAAGATAA
- a CDS encoding helix-hairpin-helix domain-containing protein gives MKKFVVMLFVLFGAAFLFAKVDLNTASLADLNQLPITEKQAQDIYDYRQFVKVFDNIYELKEIPSIDQATLDRLKPLVAVSIYVETDEAAIRRDEIRDLLERLDSNEGASEGMADVWEDYLMTPQNVNKMHLDDFMSLPNVSGIDAVAILKRVAQGDTIADTRDLRNTQGLSYYGYTNLRSYVYYNEPPVKNRLMCDASLLYYTRYFEEGQYDMLHESFLRNDYNASNVVVPHLKTNSYWGYFGLDELDPDLMLKLRMRYGNNYKLGLMHYSAKGEEDLLNTKAEDFLADSKWYVGYENNEMPGLYNSRLKVYAGNYRATFGEGLVMENTDYYSARKTGFGFSKRILGITPDLSRTQENSLKGGAVEYTTPLFGVTAFVSVDDKDALTYIDSDGYAVKRDELGNDIYTDRDTTSAFYGRQYYLNDNGQHIYNYEDGTAVQGDKTKVFALINPTLRYDDDTMLEAEEWFNDEISAGVPYAMNYINLATRKDVLQEKLWGTHLQVNPFLGTKLGFTTYTSIYDDAHFVVPGYNYLLPTVLRDSYYYAKLVKNMNAEISNLYSTQTDSYTRDYRRVIGFDGQTVIGNTSIQGEYAELSVEGDDLKLGDDPKAYLVSAHTLFENLYFITLFRNIDVDFDNPYSNSFSEHQRFEDTILEKNVYALTNPTIADLYQNSNQSQPERGVYFETRYKFNRYFTIGRSYLDLWERLTDGRRSARFQSELEFRPIYQLGLRLRYKNQVNRYDDDAERGVSKTNEYTLAVRSFLSNRDFLEFEYRYNTVWNPPYTSLTYPATEGENSMAAAQTLMIGDYIAVNYTHYFNKALEMQGSFLYWFGHGISHWDWEDLEIDFMGEKGSKAWVAFTSRISPNMYLNLKFKNKTYQDKEINIRNYNLADDPTLLDDPVYFQRVEHSENTIRLSIDYRY, from the coding sequence ATGAAGAAATTTGTAGTAATGCTCTTCGTTCTGTTTGGTGCAGCGTTTTTATTTGCCAAGGTAGATTTAAACACAGCTTCTTTGGCAGATTTAAATCAATTGCCCATAACGGAAAAGCAAGCACAGGATATCTATGACTACCGGCAGTTTGTGAAGGTCTTTGATAATATCTATGAGCTAAAAGAAATCCCTTCCATAGATCAAGCGACGCTCGATCGGCTAAAACCCTTAGTAGCTGTTTCCATATATGTGGAAACCGATGAAGCAGCCATTCGCAGAGATGAAATCAGAGATTTACTGGAACGTCTGGATAGTAATGAAGGCGCTTCTGAAGGAATGGCAGATGTTTGGGAAGATTATTTAATGACGCCTCAAAATGTCAACAAAATGCACTTGGATGATTTTATGAGCTTGCCCAATGTTTCTGGCATTGATGCAGTTGCCATTTTGAAAAGAGTTGCTCAAGGTGATACTATTGCCGATACAAGGGATTTACGCAATACTCAAGGTCTTTCTTATTATGGTTATACGAACTTGCGCAGTTATGTATATTACAATGAACCGCCGGTAAAAAACCGTTTGATGTGTGATGCGTCGTTATTATATTATACTCGCTATTTTGAAGAAGGGCAGTATGATATGTTGCATGAAAGTTTTTTGCGTAATGACTACAATGCTTCCAATGTGGTGGTTCCGCACTTAAAAACCAATTCTTACTGGGGTTATTTTGGTTTGGATGAACTTGATCCCGATCTTATGTTAAAGCTTAGAATGCGCTATGGAAATAACTATAAGCTGGGTTTGATGCATTATTCCGCAAAAGGCGAAGAGGACTTGCTCAACACAAAAGCAGAGGACTTTTTAGCCGATTCCAAATGGTATGTCGGCTATGAAAATAACGAAATGCCTGGTTTATATAACTCGCGTTTGAAGGTTTATGCCGGAAATTATCGTGCCACTTTTGGAGAAGGGTTAGTGATGGAAAATACGGATTATTACAGTGCCCGCAAAACCGGTTTTGGCTTCAGCAAAAGAATTTTGGGCATCACTCCAGACCTTTCCAGAACTCAAGAAAATTCCTTGAAAGGGGGAGCCGTAGAATATACTACTCCCTTGTTTGGAGTTACAGCTTTTGTATCCGTTGACGATAAAGATGCTCTCACTTACATTGATAGCGATGGCTATGCAGTTAAAAGAGATGAACTCGGTAACGATATTTATACTGATAGGGATACAACTTCCGCTTTTTATGGCAGGCAATATTATCTTAATGATAACGGACAGCATATCTATAATTATGAAGATGGAACTGCTGTTCAGGGAGATAAAACCAAGGTCTTCGCACTTATTAATCCTACTTTGCGTTATGATGATGACACAATGCTGGAAGCAGAAGAATGGTTTAATGATGAAATTTCTGCAGGCGTCCCCTATGCAATGAACTATATTAATCTTGCCACCCGCAAAGATGTTTTGCAGGAAAAATTGTGGGGAACGCATCTGCAGGTAAATCCTTTTTTAGGTACAAAGCTTGGTTTTACAACCTATACATCCATTTATGACGATGCCCATTTTGTGGTTCCCGGTTATAATTATTTGTTACCTACTGTATTGAGGGATTCGTATTACTATGCCAAGTTGGTAAAGAATATGAATGCGGAAATCAGTAATCTCTATAGCACTCAAACGGATAGCTACACTCGAGATTATAGAAGAGTGATTGGTTTCGATGGTCAAACCGTGATTGGCAACACTTCCATCCAGGGTGAATATGCAGAACTTTCCGTAGAAGGCGATGACCTCAAATTGGGAGATGACCCCAAGGCATATCTGGTGTCTGCGCATACGCTGTTTGAAAACCTCTATTTCATTACTTTGTTCCGCAATATTGATGTGGATTTTGATAATCCTTACAGCAACAGCTTTTCGGAACATCAGCGTTTTGAAGATACAATTTTGGAAAAAAATGTTTATGCTTTAACCAATCCTACAATTGCAGACCTATATCAAAACTCAAATCAGTCCCAACCTGAACGCGGTGTATATTTTGAAACCCGCTACAAATTCAATCGCTATTTCACCATTGGCAGAAGCTATTTAGACCTCTGGGAGCGATTAACCGACGGACGCAGAAGCGCCAGATTTCAAAGTGAACTGGAATTTCGCCCTATCTATCAACTGGGTTTGCGGTTGCGTTATAAAAATCAAGTTAATCGTTATGACGATGATGCTGAACGCGGTGTTTCCAAGACCAACGAATATACATTAGCAGTTCGGTCTTTCCTTTCCAATCGTGACTTCTTGGAATTTGAATATCGTTATAACACGGTTTGGAATCCACCCTATACATCTTTAACTTATCCTGCCACGGAAGGCGAAAATTCTATGGCAGCGGCTCAGACATTGATGATTGGTGACTACATAGCGGTTAATTATACTCACTATTTTAATAAAGCATTAGAAATGCAAGGTTCTTTCCTATATTGGTTTGGGCATGGAATTTCGCATTGGGATTGGGAAGATCTGGAAATTGATTTTATGGGTGAGAAAGGTTCCAAAGCATGGGTTGCCTTCACCAGTCGCATTTCCCCAAATATGTATCTGAACCTGAAGTTTAAAAATAAGACCTATCAGGATAAAGAAATAAATATCCGTAATTATAATCTTGCGGATGATCCTACTTTGCTGGATGATCCCGTTTATTTTCAAAGAGTTGAACATAGCGAAAATACTATTCGCTTAAGCATTGACTACCGTTACTAA